Genomic window (Polaromonas sp. JS666):
CCTGGTCGGCCTGGACGACACGGCGCAATCCGTCGAGGCCCAGATGGTGGCCAAGGGCCTGTCATGGGTGCCGGTGGCCAATGCCGACGGCGTGGTCCTGGGCGTCATCAGCAGCGCGGACCTGCTGCGCCTGCATGCCGAAGGCAAGCCCTTCCAGAAAGTCAGCGCCTGGCAGCTCTGCACCTACAAGCCGATCACCGTGCGCCCGGACGCCACCCTCAGCGAAGTCGCCAGCCTGATGGTCGCGATGAATATTCATCATGTGGTGGTGGCGGAGGGCACGCATATCAAGGGGGTCGTCTCCTCACTCGACTTCGTGCGCACCTTCGTGTAGGGGGCAGCAAGGCAGCTCCGGTGGCTCCGGGTGGCCTCAGGTAGCGCCGGCTTGCTCGAGGTGACTCCAGGCTTCTTCATAATCACCCCATGAAGTCTTTACCACGCCACCCCGGAAGCAGGCCCCCTGCATTTCGCCAAATCCATGCGCTGCTTGCCGCCGCCCTGCTCTGCGGCTGCGCCGCCACAAAGGCACCCAAGCCTGCCTCTGCCTTGCCAGCAGCACCCGCACCCCACCCCCTCGTGGGAACCTGGACCTGGACACCGCCCGGCAAGTCCTGTACCGAAACCTGGCAGTACCGCGCCAACGGCACCCGGCTGAGTACCAGCGGTGAAGAAGTCACACAGGGCAATTACGAAATACCGCGCGTGCCTGGCCTGCTGGGCTTCTACCGGCTCGCCGAAACAGTCACCACCAGCAACGGCAAACGCGACTGCTCGGGTGACCTGCATGAAAGCCCGGAAGATGGCGCCACAGAGAGCGTCACGCGCTTCATCCAATTCAACCCCCAGCGGGACCAGTTCATCGTCTGCAAGGCCGAGTCGCTCCAGGCCTGCTTTGGGCCCCTGAAGCGCGTCTCCGGTTAAGGGGTCGCTATCAGTGATTGCAAAACGCCCGGCTCAAAGTGCTGCTCTATGTAATCGGCCAGTCCGTCAAATACGGCATCCAGCGTGGGTACCGTGGCGCCAAAGAGCGCCTGCAGCACGGCCGGATCTTCAAACATGCCATGCAAATACAGGCCCAGCACATTGCCTCGAGTGTTTTGCCAGGCCAGGCCTTCGGCCATCACGCCATGGGCAATGTCCCCTGCAGCCGCCATGGCCGTGTGGGGCGCCGTTTGGCCGTGATGAATTTCGTAGCCCTGTAGGCCCACGCCTGACAAGGCCGCCCAGGCTCCGGCCAGCTCGCCAAACCGGGCTTGCCTGCGCTGCACGGTTTTGCCTTCTTCAAACACGGTGACCACAGGCAGCAGCCCCAGCCCCGGCGCATTGCCGTCAATGCCATGCGGGTCGATCAGCGCCTCGCCGAGCATTTGCAGGCCGCCGCAGACGCCCAGCACCGCACCGCCCTGCTCTGCATGGGCGGCCACCGCACGGTCCAGCCCCTGCGCGCGCAGCCAGGCCAGGTCGCCGCTGGTGTGCTTGGAGCCGGGCAGGATGATCCAGTCAACGCCGGCCAGCTCGCCGGGGCTGCGCACCCACTTCAGGTGCACGCCCGGCACATTTTTGAGCGGCTGAAATTCGTCCAGGTTGCTGATGCGCGGGTAGGCGATGACGGCGATCACAGGTCGCGGTGAACGCAGCGAAGGGCCGCCCCGAGCAA
Coding sequences:
- a CDS encoding CBS domain-containing protein, which codes for MSKKISSLMHREVCLVGLDDTAQSVEAQMVAKGLSWVPVANADGVVLGVISSADLLRLHAEGKPFQKVSAWQLCTYKPITVRPDATLSEVASLMVAMNIHHVVVAEGTHIKGVVSSLDFVRTFV